A genomic region of Halopelagius longus contains the following coding sequences:
- a CDS encoding ArsR/SmtB family transcription factor, which yields MSGLIDRIQDRTARTDERPRVLDVGDEEADAVIRALSSDTRREVFRTLFDDPGTASEIADRLDTSVQNVHYHLSSLTDAGLVEGVDTRYSEKGNEMVVYGPANDPIVFVGNRDIGPSVRRSLVDVVAGLGVLGLASAFVQWGAERLAGRTTTGVGVVEPASRAPTADPSLPSLLFSTVEPGLLFFAGCLLVLALVAALRRR from the coding sequence ATGTCCGGACTCATCGACCGCATACAGGACCGAACCGCCCGCACCGACGAACGACCCCGCGTCCTCGACGTGGGCGACGAGGAGGCCGACGCCGTCATCCGAGCGCTCTCCTCCGACACCCGTCGGGAGGTGTTCCGAACGCTGTTCGACGACCCCGGGACGGCCTCCGAGATAGCCGACCGCCTCGACACGTCGGTGCAGAACGTCCACTACCACCTCTCCAGTCTGACCGACGCGGGACTGGTCGAGGGCGTCGACACCCGCTATTCGGAGAAGGGCAACGAGATGGTCGTCTACGGCCCGGCGAACGACCCCATCGTCTTCGTCGGCAACCGCGACATCGGCCCGAGCGTCCGCCGTTCTCTCGTCGACGTGGTGGCCGGACTCGGCGTTCTCGGCCTCGCGTCTGCGTTCGTCCAGTGGGGCGCGGAACGACTCGCCGGGCGGACGACGACGGGCGTCGGCGTGGTCGAACCGGCGAGTCGTGCGCCGACCGCCGACCCCTCGCTGCCGTCCCTCCTGTTTTCTACGGTCGAACCGGGACTGCTCTTCTTCGCGGGCTGTCTTCTCGTCCTCGCTCTCGTCGCCGCCCTCCGGCGGCGGTGA
- a CDS encoding PAS domain S-box protein, translating to MDTTSESESSLRTRLRQQEVVAELGQRALDAGDIDRLMREATTAVAETLGTEYCGVIELLSDEEEGVLRQGVGWRDGVVGTATVSADPDSQAGVALRTDEPVVVEDHRAETRFSAPGLLRGHDAVSGICVGVGSSEGPWGVLGAYAAERREFDAHEVEFVRSVADVLGSAIARTERERALREAGRRDEARKRALEESERRYRTLVEQFPNGAVALVDDDLRYRTVGGTPLDVAGVTAEEVRDRPVGEILPPNLADELVPRYEAALDGTEDTFEIELGERIYQFRVVPVRDNAGDVFAALGMSQDITEREEVQRKLEASERRHRTLVENFPNGSVGLFDENLEYTAVGGQLLDTLDVDPEDRIGRSITELHPEDLLEDIEPYFRAALDGEASTFDVEYRGRYLHARTLPVRNADGEVDAGMLVVQDDTERRRYERRLEQYREYTNRILDAIDDVFYVLDADGNLQRWNRSVCEVTGYSDAEIASMHALDVFAEDQQETIANAIAEVLETGSTQEEAEILTKDGERVPYEFVASKLDDPDGDPVVVGVGRDITRQKERERALEESEAKFRMLTENLEEMVWISDPGTRDVLYLNPAYEEIYGRDREPIYDDPATFLEAVHPEDRRRVETAYDEIPEEGIDEEFRIVRPDGEIRWLDARAGVVRNEGEERIVGIAEDVTERVERERKLEESERRYRTLVEDFPDGAVALFDEDLRYTAAGGQLLKEDDIDPEDRIGASIRELYPDDLVEQVEPYFRAALDGEASTFETEYAGWNLFNRTLPVRNADDEVYAGMLVVRNVTKRREYERKLEESNERLEQFAYAASHDLQEPLRMVSSYLRLLERRYEDALDEDGEEFLEFAVDGADRMREMIEGLLQYSRVDTRGNPFEAVELDAVFENVRRDLQMKISESDADITAERLPRVYGDRSQLKQVLQNLLANAIDYSGDDPPRAHVSAERDGEEWVVSVRDEGIGIDPADADRVFEVFQSLHAPDEHSGTGIGLALCERIVERHGGRIWVESEPGEGATFSFTLPTVASASDD from the coding sequence ATGGATACGACTTCCGAGTCGGAGTCCTCGTTGCGGACGCGACTCCGACAGCAGGAGGTTGTCGCGGAGCTCGGCCAGCGAGCACTCGACGCCGGCGATATCGACCGATTGATGCGGGAAGCGACGACGGCGGTTGCCGAGACGCTGGGTACCGAATACTGCGGGGTAATCGAGCTACTTTCGGACGAGGAGGAGGGCGTCCTGCGTCAGGGCGTCGGCTGGCGAGACGGCGTTGTCGGGACTGCGACCGTGTCCGCCGACCCGGACTCGCAGGCGGGGGTCGCCCTCCGCACCGACGAACCGGTCGTCGTCGAGGATCACCGGGCCGAGACGCGGTTCTCCGCGCCCGGGCTGTTGAGGGGTCACGACGCCGTCAGCGGTATCTGCGTCGGCGTCGGTTCGAGCGAGGGGCCGTGGGGCGTACTCGGAGCGTACGCGGCCGAGCGACGGGAGTTCGACGCCCACGAGGTCGAGTTCGTCCGGAGCGTCGCCGACGTTCTCGGGTCGGCCATCGCCCGGACGGAACGCGAACGCGCGCTTCGAGAGGCCGGGCGTCGGGACGAGGCGCGCAAGCGGGCCCTCGAAGAGTCCGAACGGCGATACCGGACGCTCGTCGAACAGTTCCCCAACGGCGCCGTCGCACTCGTCGACGACGACCTCCGCTATCGGACCGTCGGCGGCACGCCGTTGGACGTGGCGGGCGTCACGGCCGAGGAGGTGAGAGACCGGCCGGTGGGGGAGATACTGCCGCCGAATCTGGCCGACGAGTTGGTTCCGCGCTACGAGGCCGCACTCGACGGAACCGAAGACACGTTCGAAATCGAACTCGGCGAGCGGATCTACCAGTTCCGCGTCGTGCCGGTCCGGGACAACGCCGGCGACGTGTTCGCGGCGCTGGGGATGTCCCAAGACATCACCGAACGCGAGGAGGTCCAGCGCAAACTCGAAGCGTCGGAGCGCCGCCATCGGACGCTCGTGGAGAACTTCCCGAACGGCTCGGTGGGGCTGTTCGACGAGAACTTGGAGTACACCGCAGTCGGCGGACAGTTGCTCGATACGCTCGATGTGGACCCGGAGGACCGGATCGGACGCAGCATCACCGAACTCCACCCCGAGGACCTCCTCGAAGACATCGAGCCGTACTTCCGGGCCGCCCTCGACGGCGAGGCCAGCACCTTCGACGTCGAGTACCGCGGCCGGTACCTGCACGCCCGCACGCTCCCGGTCAGGAACGCCGACGGCGAGGTAGACGCGGGGATGCTCGTCGTCCAAGACGACACCGAACGCCGGAGGTACGAGCGGAGACTCGAACAGTACCGGGAGTACACCAACCGCATCCTGGACGCCATCGACGACGTGTTCTACGTCCTCGACGCCGACGGGAACCTCCAGCGGTGGAATCGGAGCGTCTGCGAGGTGACCGGCTACTCCGACGCGGAGATAGCGTCGATGCACGCGCTGGACGTCTTCGCCGAGGACCAACAGGAGACGATTGCGAACGCCATCGCCGAAGTGCTCGAAACCGGCAGCACCCAGGAGGAGGCGGAGATTCTCACCAAGGACGGCGAGCGCGTCCCCTACGAGTTCGTCGCATCGAAACTGGACGACCCCGACGGGGACCCGGTGGTGGTGGGCGTCGGCCGAGACATCACCCGACAAAAGGAGCGCGAACGGGCCCTCGAAGAGAGCGAGGCGAAGTTCCGGATGCTGACCGAGAACCTCGAGGAGATGGTCTGGATATCCGACCCCGGCACGCGGGACGTCCTCTATCTCAACCCCGCCTACGAGGAGATATACGGCCGCGACAGAGAGCCGATATACGACGACCCCGCGACGTTCCTCGAGGCGGTCCACCCCGAGGACCGACGGCGAGTCGAAACCGCGTACGACGAGATACCGGAGGAGGGAATCGACGAGGAGTTCCGTATCGTCCGGCCAGACGGCGAAATCCGGTGGCTCGACGCCCGGGCGGGGGTGGTCCGCAACGAGGGCGAGGAGCGCATCGTCGGCATCGCCGAAGACGTGACCGAACGCGTCGAACGAGAGCGGAAACTCGAGGAGTCCGAGCGTCGCTACCGGACGCTCGTGGAGGACTTCCCCGACGGGGCGGTCGCGCTGTTCGACGAAGACCTCCGCTACACGGCCGCGGGCGGCCAACTCCTGAAGGAGGACGACATCGACCCCGAGGACCGAATCGGGGCCAGCATCCGCGAACTCTACCCCGACGACCTCGTCGAGCAGGTCGAACCGTACTTCCGAGCCGCACTCGACGGCGAGGCCAGCACCTTCGAGACCGAGTACGCCGGTTGGAACCTGTTCAACCGGACGCTCCCCGTCCGGAACGCCGACGACGAGGTGTACGCGGGGATGCTCGTCGTCCGGAACGTCACCAAGCGCCGGGAGTACGAGCGAAAACTGGAGGAGTCCAACGAGCGCTTAGAGCAGTTCGCCTACGCCGCCTCCCACGACCTGCAGGAACCCCTGCGAATGGTGTCGAGCTACCTCCGACTGCTCGAACGGCGGTACGAGGACGCCCTCGACGAGGACGGCGAGGAGTTCCTCGAGTTCGCCGTCGACGGCGCAGACCGCATGCGCGAGATGATAGAGGGGTTGCTCCAGTACTCCCGGGTCGATACCCGAGGTAACCCCTTCGAGGCGGTCGAACTCGACGCCGTCTTCGAGAACGTCCGTCGGGACCTCCAGATGAAGATATCCGAGAGCGACGCCGACATCACCGCCGAGCGTCTCCCGCGGGTCTACGGCGACAGAAGTCAGCTCAAACAGGTGTTACAGAATCTGCTGGCCAACGCCATCGATTACAGCGGCGACGACCCGCCGCGGGCCCACGTCTCCGCCGAGAGGGACGGCGAGGAGTGGGTCGTCTCGGTGCGCGACGAGGGCATCGGCATCGACCCGGCCGACGCCGACCGGGTCTTCGAGGTGTTTCAGAGCCTCCACGCCCCCGACGAGCACTCCGGAACGGGAATCGGGTTGGCGCTGTGCGAACGCATCGTCGAACGCCACGGCGGACGGATATGGGTCGAGTCGGAACCCGGCGAGGGGGCGACGTTCTCCTTCACGCTCCCGACGGTGGCGTCGGCGTCCGACGACTGA
- a CDS encoding S8 family serine peptidase produces MTADARRTLLVVTVCVALVAAGVGSIAAWQPHPSPRPADDASASASPGDDPITRLHAAGVTGENVTVGIVDPTGFDLDRTNRSANVVATRTFGTESSVRNGGRNDHGTAAATTVARVAPDANLALATFDSPAGFREAVAWAVESDVDVVVAPVSFLGAAGDGSGAVSRAATNATREGVVFVAPTGNIARGHWRGRYDAVENGTLRFGETNRAYLSGDRRRVTVWISWDEARSREDYTAELYRTSGGRTRLVARSQPYGGDGVPNERLVALAQPGTYHVVVRGPENATGTRLELESPTHDFRRATPKRSLTAPATAPGVLAVGAYDPRTGRPEPFSSRGPTADGRLGVDVVAPDRGVAPTTGEAFVGSSAAAPYVGGAAALILSVAPERSPREVEVALERTAADAGRPGADFATGHGRIDPVAAVRAASEAANRTAREANATAEPTTDRSKRDLTYG; encoded by the coding sequence ATGACCGCCGACGCCCGTCGAACGCTCCTCGTGGTCACCGTCTGCGTCGCCCTCGTCGCCGCCGGCGTCGGGTCCATCGCCGCGTGGCAACCCCACCCCTCGCCGCGGCCCGCGGACGACGCGTCCGCCTCCGCGTCGCCCGGCGACGACCCCATCACCCGACTGCACGCCGCCGGCGTCACCGGCGAGAACGTCACCGTCGGCATCGTGGACCCGACCGGGTTCGACCTCGACCGGACGAACCGGTCGGCGAACGTGGTGGCGACGCGCACGTTCGGCACGGAGTCGTCCGTCCGAAACGGCGGCCGGAACGACCACGGCACCGCCGCGGCGACGACAGTGGCCCGCGTCGCGCCCGACGCGAACCTCGCGTTGGCGACGTTCGACTCCCCTGCGGGGTTCCGCGAGGCCGTCGCGTGGGCGGTCGAATCCGACGTGGACGTCGTCGTCGCGCCCGTCTCGTTCCTCGGGGCGGCGGGCGACGGGAGCGGTGCGGTGTCCCGCGCGGCGACGAACGCCACCCGCGAGGGCGTCGTGTTCGTCGCGCCGACGGGCAACATCGCGCGCGGCCACTGGCGGGGCCGGTACGACGCGGTGGAGAACGGGACGCTCCGGTTCGGGGAGACGAACCGGGCGTACCTCTCGGGGGACCGCCGCCGCGTGACGGTGTGGATATCGTGGGACGAGGCCCGTAGCCGCGAGGACTACACCGCGGAACTGTACCGGACGAGCGGCGGTCGAACCCGACTCGTCGCGCGGTCGCAACCGTACGGGGGCGACGGCGTGCCGAACGAACGCCTCGTCGCCCTCGCGCAACCGGGGACGTACCACGTCGTCGTCCGCGGCCCCGAGAACGCGACGGGGACGCGCCTCGAACTGGAATCGCCGACGCACGACTTCCGGCGGGCGACGCCGAAGCGGAGTCTCACCGCCCCGGCGACGGCCCCGGGCGTCCTCGCGGTGGGCGCGTACGACCCCCGGACCGGCCGGCCGGAACCGTTCAGTTCCCGCGGGCCGACGGCGGACGGCCGCCTCGGCGTCGACGTCGTCGCGCCGGACCGCGGCGTCGCGCCGACGACGGGCGAGGCGTTCGTCGGGTCGTCGGCGGCGGCGCCGTACGTCGGCGGCGCGGCCGCCCTCATCCTCTCGGTGGCCCCGGAGCGGTCCCCCCGCGAGGTGGAGGTGGCACTCGAACGAACGGCCGCCGACGCCGGGCGACCGGGAGCCGACTTCGCGACGGGTCACGGGCGCATCGACCCCGTCGCGGCGGTCCGCGCCGCATCCGAGGCGGCGAACCGAACCGCCCGCGAGGCGAACGCGACGGCCGAACCGACGACCGACCGCTCAAAGAGGGATTTGACCTACGGGTAG
- a CDS encoding BGTF surface domain-containing protein, with protein sequence MTRLRVAVLACVLLTVASPAAAAAADDSVTLVYEGDALTLEAGPGQVVSGETTLPPGSVLNVRMRSTGDTEPAFLKTVEATVTEHGTFEARFDLSDVSENGSVAVTVVHDGERLAEAEGELAPCDGDCADATATERDAFGGEATLSTDSVGVASVTEVTRSRTARIPVTFGDNEAVTVVVGGEEVNYRYAATVRDRDGDGRAVVLFHTENAGTPRTTASVLDDGRRTALDPIEESSLESLVDPGDYPVAVYPGENGSGDPADVGSMVVHQAPTVSDGSETPRATATTETATATPASVDSSETGLFGDDAFGIGALAAGCALGVVGVGLLLGLFRT encoded by the coding sequence ATGACGCGCCTCCGCGTCGCAGTCCTCGCCTGCGTCCTCCTGACGGTCGCGAGTCCGGCGGCGGCCGCCGCCGCGGACGACAGCGTCACTCTCGTCTACGAGGGGGACGCTCTCACCTTGGAAGCCGGGCCCGGACAGGTCGTCTCGGGCGAGACGACGCTCCCCCCGGGGTCGGTGCTGAACGTCCGGATGCGGTCGACCGGCGACACCGAACCGGCGTTCCTGAAGACGGTCGAGGCCACGGTCACGGAGCACGGCACGTTCGAGGCGCGCTTCGACCTGAGCGACGTCTCCGAGAACGGGTCGGTCGCCGTGACCGTCGTCCACGACGGGGAACGACTCGCCGAGGCCGAGGGAGAACTCGCCCCCTGCGACGGCGACTGCGCGGACGCCACGGCGACGGAACGCGACGCCTTCGGCGGGGAAGCGACGCTCTCGACGGACAGCGTCGGCGTCGCGTCGGTCACCGAGGTGACCCGGTCGCGGACCGCGCGCATCCCGGTGACGTTCGGCGACAACGAGGCGGTGACGGTGGTCGTCGGCGGCGAGGAGGTGAACTACCGGTACGCCGCGACCGTCCGCGACCGGGACGGCGACGGCCGAGCGGTGGTCCTCTTCCACACGGAGAACGCCGGCACCCCGCGGACGACAGCGAGCGTCCTCGACGACGGGCGACGGACCGCACTCGACCCCATCGAGGAGTCGTCGCTCGAATCGCTGGTAGACCCCGGCGACTACCCCGTGGCCGTCTATCCGGGCGAGAACGGCTCCGGCGACCCCGCGGACGTGGGGTCGATGGTCGTCCACCAAGCGCCGACCGTCTCGGACGGGAGCGAGACACCGAGGGCCACCGCGACGACGGAAACTGCGACTGCGACGCCCGCGTCGGTCGATAGTTCCGAGACCGGCTTGTTCGGCGACGACGCGTTCGGTATCGGCGCTCTCGCCGCGGGGTGCGCACTCGGCGTCGTCGGCGTCGGCCTCCTCCTCGGCCTGTTCCGGACGTAA